The following proteins are co-located in the Mesorhizobium australicum WSM2073 genome:
- the gyrB gene encoding DNA topoisomerase (ATP-hydrolyzing) subunit B — protein sequence MSDQTENTNGAEAEYGADSIKVLKGLDAVRKRPGMYIGDTDDGSGLHHMVYEVVDNAIDEALAGHADLVSVTLNPDGSVTVIDNGRGIPTDIHPSEGISAAEVIMTQLHAGGKFDQNSYKVSGGLHGVGVSVVNALSAWLKLKIRRNGQVFEMSFTHGNADAPLKAIGSYEQDKRPGTNEGRSGTEVTFFPSSETFTMVEFDFGTLEHRLRELAFLNSGVRIVLTDARHADVVKHELHYDGGLEEFVKYLDRVKKPLIGKPISIRAERDGITVEVAMWWNDSYHENVLAFTNNIPQRDGGTHLAGFRGALTRQITGYGESSGLTKKEKVSLIGDDCREGLTAVLSVKVPDPKFSSQTKDKLVSSEVRPVVEGLVNEALGTWLEEHPTEGKVVVDKVIQAAAAREAARKARDITRKTSLGVTSLPGKLADCQERDPAKSEIFIVEGDSAGGSAKGGRSRQNQAILPLRGKILNVERARFDRMLSSDMIGTLITALGTSIGKDEFNADKLRYHKIILMTDADVDGAHIRTLLLTFFFRQMPELIERGHLYIAQPPLYKVTRGKSSQYIKNESAFEEFLIDSGLEEASLTLGSGEVRTGQDLHGAVADALAVRQLINGLHTRYNRDVVEQAAIAGGLNPEIFADLGRANAMAERIAQRLDIIAEDTERGWTGRMSTSNEGIGGYVFERTVRSVKEYAHLDMALINSADARQLDRYAQRLSEVYGTPPVLRRKEVSETVSGPLALLNAVFATGRKGLTMQRYKGLGEMNAEQLWETTLDPNVRSLLQVKVNDATDADSLFSRLMGDEVEPRREFIQDNALSVANLDI from the coding sequence ATGAGCGACCAGACCGAGAACACAAACGGCGCTGAAGCCGAATACGGCGCCGATTCCATCAAGGTTTTGAAGGGGTTGGACGCCGTCCGCAAGCGGCCGGGCATGTATATCGGCGATACCGATGACGGCTCGGGCCTGCATCACATGGTCTACGAAGTGGTCGACAACGCCATCGACGAGGCGCTGGCCGGCCATGCCGACCTGGTTTCGGTGACGCTCAATCCCGACGGTTCGGTGACGGTTATCGACAATGGCCGTGGCATTCCAACCGACATTCACCCCAGCGAAGGCATTTCGGCGGCCGAAGTGATCATGACGCAGCTGCATGCCGGCGGAAAGTTCGACCAGAACTCCTACAAGGTGTCTGGCGGTCTGCATGGCGTCGGCGTCTCGGTGGTCAACGCGCTGTCGGCCTGGCTGAAGCTCAAGATCCGCCGCAACGGCCAGGTCTTCGAGATGAGCTTTACCCACGGCAATGCCGATGCGCCGCTGAAGGCGATCGGCAGCTACGAGCAGGACAAGCGCCCAGGCACCAATGAGGGCCGCAGCGGCACCGAGGTCACCTTCTTTCCGTCGTCCGAGACCTTTACCATGGTCGAATTCGATTTCGGCACGCTGGAGCACCGGCTGCGCGAACTCGCCTTCCTGAACTCCGGCGTGCGCATCGTTCTGACAGACGCCCGTCATGCCGACGTCGTGAAGCATGAACTGCACTATGATGGCGGCCTGGAAGAGTTCGTCAAATATCTCGACCGGGTCAAGAAACCGCTGATCGGAAAGCCCATCTCCATCAGGGCCGAGCGTGACGGCATCACCGTGGAAGTGGCGATGTGGTGGAACGACAGTTACCACGAGAATGTGCTGGCCTTCACCAATAACATCCCGCAGCGCGATGGCGGCACCCATCTGGCCGGTTTTCGCGGCGCACTGACCCGCCAGATCACCGGCTATGGCGAATCTTCGGGGCTGACCAAGAAGGAAAAGGTCTCGCTGATCGGCGACGATTGCCGCGAGGGCCTGACGGCGGTGCTGTCGGTTAAGGTTCCCGATCCGAAATTCTCGTCGCAGACCAAGGACAAGCTGGTCTCGTCGGAGGTTCGTCCCGTGGTCGAGGGACTGGTCAACGAAGCGCTCGGCACGTGGCTCGAAGAGCATCCGACCGAGGGCAAGGTGGTCGTCGACAAGGTGATCCAGGCCGCGGCGGCGCGTGAAGCGGCGCGCAAGGCTCGCGACATCACCCGCAAGACCTCGCTGGGCGTCACCTCGCTGCCCGGCAAGCTGGCCGATTGCCAGGAACGCGATCCGGCGAAGTCCGAAATCTTCATCGTCGAGGGTGACTCGGCCGGCGGCTCCGCGAAGGGCGGCCGTTCGCGCCAAAACCAGGCAATCCTTCCCCTGCGCGGCAAGATCCTCAATGTCGAGCGGGCCCGCTTCGACCGCATGCTCTCTTCCGACATGATCGGCACGCTGATCACCGCGCTCGGCACCTCGATCGGCAAGGACGAATTCAACGCCGACAAGCTGCGCTACCACAAGATCATCCTGATGACCGACGCGGACGTCGACGGCGCCCATATCAGGACCTTGCTGCTCACTTTCTTCTTCCGGCAGATGCCCGAGCTGATCGAGCGCGGCCACCTCTACATCGCCCAGCCGCCGCTCTACAAGGTGACGCGCGGCAAGAGCTCGCAATACATCAAGAATGAGAGCGCCTTCGAAGAATTCCTGATCGATTCGGGGTTGGAGGAAGCGTCCCTTACGCTCGGCTCAGGGGAAGTGCGGACCGGACAGGATCTGCACGGCGCCGTCGCCGATGCGCTTGCCGTGCGCCAGCTCATCAACGGCTTGCACACGCGCTATAACCGCGACGTCGTCGAGCAGGCTGCGATCGCCGGCGGGCTCAATCCCGAAATCTTCGCCGATCTTGGCCGCGCCAACGCGATGGCGGAGCGGATCGCGCAACGCCTCGACATCATTGCCGAGGACACCGAGCGCGGCTGGACCGGCCGCATGTCGACCTCGAACGAGGGCATCGGCGGCTATGTCTTCGAACGCACCGTGCGCAGCGTCAAGGAATACGCCCATCTCGACATGGCGTTGATCAATTCCGCCGACGCACGCCAGCTCGATCGCTACGCGCAGCGCCTCAGCGAAGTCTACGGGACGCCGCCGGTGCTGCGCCGCAAGGAGGTGTCCGAAACAGTCTCGGGACCGCTGGCGCTGCTCAACGCGGTCTTTGCGACCGGCCGCAAGGGGCTGACCATGCAGCGCTACAAGGGTCTCGGCGAAATGAATGCCGAGCAGCTCTGGGAAACCACGCTCGACCCGAACGTGCGTTCGCTGCTGCAGGTCAAGGTCAACGATGCGACCGATGCCGACAGCCTGTTCTCGCGGCTGATGGGTGACGAGGTGGAGCCGCGGCGCGAGTTCATCCAGGACAATGCACTGTCGGTCGCCAACCTGGATATTTGA
- a CDS encoding membrane protein — MQSTLSAVDVSASTESSSTAVSWGPIIAGAFAASTLTFILMLLGSGLGLSMVSPWSGSGASITTFAVSTAVWLVIVQWLSAGVGGYLAGRLRTKWVGIHTDEVYFRDTAHGFLAWALATLLVAGVLGSALSAAIGSGVQAASTVASGAAMGASAGASANASGASTDNATSYLVDSLFRPADPAKLATANPADEAAAAGQASRILIAGAVAGEVSAEDKTYLAQLVAARTGLSEADAKTRVDTVLAKAQDAKVKAKQAADTARKASATFALLGALSLVIGAFIASAAAALGGRQRDEEEAVFLTNG, encoded by the coding sequence ATGCAGTCCACCCTATCGGCTGTCGACGTATCCGCTTCCACGGAATCGTCCTCCACCGCCGTCAGCTGGGGACCGATCATCGCCGGCGCTTTCGCGGCCTCGACGTTGACGTTCATCCTCATGCTGCTCGGCTCAGGCCTTGGGCTCAGCATGGTTTCACCATGGTCGGGCTCTGGCGCGTCAATCACCACCTTCGCGGTTTCCACCGCCGTCTGGCTGGTGATCGTGCAGTGGCTGTCCGCCGGTGTAGGCGGCTACCTTGCGGGCCGGTTGCGGACCAAATGGGTCGGCATCCACACCGACGAAGTCTATTTCCGTGACACTGCGCACGGCTTTCTCGCCTGGGCACTGGCCACCTTGCTGGTCGCCGGCGTGCTTGGCTCGGCACTTTCCGCCGCGATTGGTTCAGGTGTGCAGGCCGCGTCCACCGTGGCCTCGGGAGCCGCCATGGGTGCGTCGGCCGGCGCCTCGGCGAATGCCAGCGGTGCATCGACCGACAATGCGACCTCCTATCTGGTGGATTCGCTGTTCCGCCCTGCCGATCCGGCCAAGCTCGCCACCGCCAATCCTGCCGACGAAGCCGCCGCGGCCGGGCAGGCCTCGCGGATCCTGATTGCCGGCGCCGTCGCCGGCGAGGTTTCGGCGGAAGACAAGACCTATCTTGCGCAATTGGTCGCCGCGCGCACCGGCCTTTCCGAGGCTGATGCCAAGACGCGTGTCGACACGGTGCTGGCGAAGGCGCAGGACGCAAAGGTCAAGGCGAAGCAGGCGGCCGACACGGCAAGGAAAGCAAGCGCCACTTTCGCGCTTCTCGGCGCCTTGTCGCTGGTCATCGGCGCCTTCATCGCCAGTGCGGCCGCAGCGCTCGGCGGCAGGCAGCGCGATGAAGAGGAAGCGGTGTTCCTGACCAACGGCTGA
- a CDS encoding NAD(P)(+) transhydrogenase (Re/Si-specific) subunit beta yields the protein MTVNLASFLYLVSGVLFIMALRGLSHPTTSRQGNLYGMIGMGIAIATTLALATPSAGRFGLIVLGLAIGGGVGAVTARRIAMTSMPQLVAAFHSLVGLAAVMVAAAAIYAPESFGIGTDGDIHAQALVEMSLGVAIGAITFTGSVIAFLKLDGRMSGKPIMIGGRHVINAALGVALIVLIVLLVTTESKLVFWLIVAASLVLGVLLIIPIGGADMPVVVSMLNSYSGWAAAALGFTLGNLALIITGALVGSSGAILSYIMCKGMNRSFISVILGGFGGETAAAADDGIERTVKQGSADDAAYLMMNAQKVIIVPGYGMAVAQAQHALREMADKLKANGVDVKYAIHPVAGRMPGHMNVLLAEANVPYDEVFELEDINSEFAQADVAYVIGANDVTNPSARDDKSSPIYGMPILDVDKARTCLFVKRSLGSGYAGIDNTLFYKDGTMMLLGDAKKMTEEIVKAMDH from the coding sequence GTGACCGTCAATCTCGCCTCCTTCCTCTATCTGGTATCCGGCGTCCTGTTCATCATGGCGTTGCGCGGCCTCTCGCATCCGACCACCAGCCGGCAGGGCAATCTCTACGGCATGATCGGCATGGGCATCGCCATTGCCACCACGCTGGCGCTGGCAACCCCGTCCGCCGGTCGCTTCGGCCTGATCGTGCTTGGCCTCGCCATTGGCGGTGGCGTCGGCGCCGTCACCGCGCGCCGCATCGCCATGACCTCGATGCCGCAACTGGTCGCCGCCTTCCACTCGCTCGTCGGCCTTGCCGCCGTCATGGTGGCGGCCGCGGCCATCTACGCGCCGGAAAGCTTCGGCATCGGCACGGATGGCGACATCCATGCCCAGGCGCTGGTCGAGATGAGCCTTGGCGTCGCCATCGGTGCCATCACCTTCACCGGCTCAGTCATTGCCTTCCTGAAGCTCGACGGCCGCATGTCGGGCAAGCCGATCATGATCGGCGGCCGTCACGTCATCAACGCTGCCCTTGGCGTGGCCCTGATCGTGCTGATCGTGCTGCTGGTCACCACGGAATCGAAACTGGTGTTCTGGCTGATCGTTGCCGCCTCGCTGGTGCTCGGCGTGCTCCTGATCATCCCGATCGGTGGCGCCGACATGCCGGTGGTCGTATCGATGCTGAATTCCTATTCCGGCTGGGCGGCCGCCGCCCTTGGCTTCACGCTCGGCAATCTGGCGCTGATCATCACCGGCGCGCTGGTCGGCTCGTCGGGCGCGATCCTGTCCTACATCATGTGCAAGGGCATGAACCGAAGCTTCATCTCGGTCATCCTCGGCGGCTTCGGCGGCGAGACCGCCGCTGCGGCCGATGACGGCATCGAGCGCACCGTCAAGCAGGGTTCGGCCGACGATGCCGCCTACCTCATGATGAACGCGCAGAAGGTCATCATCGTGCCGGGTTACGGCATGGCGGTCGCCCAGGCGCAGCATGCGCTGCGTGAAATGGCCGACAAGCTCAAGGCCAACGGCGTCGACGTCAAATATGCCATCCACCCCGTCGCCGGCCGCATGCCCGGCCACATGAATGTGCTGCTCGCCGAAGCCAACGTGCCGTACGACGAAGTATTCGAGCTCGAGGACATCAACTCGGAGTTTGCCCAGGCCGACGTCGCCTACGTCATCGGCGCCAACGACGTCACCAACCCGTCCGCGCGCGACGACAAGTCGTCGCCCATCTACGGCATGCCGATCCTCGACGTCGACAAGGCCCGCACCTGCCTGTTCGTCAAGCGCTCGCTCGGGTCCGGCTATGCCGGCATCGACAACACGCTGTTCTACAAGGACGGCACCATGATGCTGCTCGGCGACGCCAAGAAGATGACCGAGGAAATCGTCAAGGCGATGGATCACTGA
- a CDS encoding NAD(P) transhydrogenase subunit alpha: protein MDQTLQKALDQLDQASAAVRLAVQNLANAPGGAEAAGDAAHALSGGAIDPFVFRFAIFILAIFVGYYVVWSVTPALHTPLMAVTNAISSVIVVGALLAVGIAASGVAAGFGFVALMLVSVNIFGGFLVTQRMLAMYKKKDK, encoded by the coding sequence ATGGACCAGACCTTGCAGAAAGCCTTGGATCAGCTCGACCAGGCAAGCGCTGCCGTTCGGCTCGCGGTGCAGAACCTGGCCAATGCCCCAGGCGGTGCAGAGGCGGCCGGTGATGCCGCGCATGCGCTCTCGGGCGGGGCCATCGATCCCTTCGTCTTCCGTTTCGCCATCTTCATCCTGGCGATCTTCGTCGGCTATTACGTCGTCTGGTCGGTGACCCCGGCACTGCACACGCCGCTGATGGCCGTCACCAACGCCATCTCGTCGGTCATTGTCGTCGGTGCGCTGCTCGCCGTCGGCATCGCGGCCTCCGGCGTCGCCGCCGGCTTCGGTTTCGTCGCGCTGATGCTGGTCTCGGTCAACATCTTCGGCGGCTTCCTCGTCACCCAGCGCATGCTGGCCATGTACAAGAAGAAGGACAAGTGA
- a CDS encoding Re/Si-specific NAD(P)(+) transhydrogenase subunit alpha, producing the protein MGQTVFIPRELDANEPRVAASPDTVKRLTALGFDVVVEAGAGTGSRIPDEEFAKTGAVIGKASDVANADVVLKVRRPTDAELKSYKSGAAVIAIMDPYGNDAAVAALAKAGVTAFSMEFMPRITRAQSMDVLSSQANLAGYQAVIDGAAEYDRALPMMMTAAGTVPAAKVFIMGVGVAGLQAIATARRLGAVVTATDVRPAAKEQVASLGAKFLAVEDEEFKAAETAGGYAKEMSKEYQAKQAALTAEHIAKQDIVITTALIPGRPAPKLVSAAMVASMKPGSVIIDLAVERGGNVEGAEAGKIVTTVNNVKIVGHLNVPGRIAASASLLYARNLFAFVETLVDKTTKTLAINRDDDLVKATMLTDGGKVVHPAFAKADQQPYVEPAAIPATTMVADATAAPRKAAPGKTAASKSPSPKPKGTA; encoded by the coding sequence GTGGGACAGACGGTTTTCATCCCTCGTGAGCTCGATGCGAACGAGCCGCGTGTCGCGGCTTCGCCCGATACGGTGAAGCGGCTGACGGCCCTGGGTTTCGATGTGGTCGTCGAAGCCGGTGCCGGCACCGGCTCGCGTATCCCCGACGAAGAGTTTGCCAAGACGGGTGCTGTCATCGGCAAGGCCTCGGATGTCGCCAATGCCGATGTCGTGCTGAAGGTTCGCCGGCCAACGGATGCCGAGCTGAAGAGTTACAAATCCGGCGCCGCGGTGATCGCCATCATGGATCCCTACGGCAACGATGCGGCTGTCGCGGCCTTGGCCAAAGCCGGCGTCACCGCCTTCTCGATGGAGTTCATGCCGCGCATCACCCGCGCGCAATCGATGGACGTCCTGTCCAGCCAGGCCAATCTTGCCGGCTACCAGGCGGTGATCGACGGAGCCGCCGAATACGACCGGGCGCTGCCGATGATGATGACGGCGGCTGGCACGGTGCCGGCGGCCAAGGTCTTCATCATGGGCGTCGGCGTTGCCGGCCTGCAGGCGATCGCCACCGCGCGCCGTCTCGGTGCCGTCGTCACCGCCACCGACGTTCGGCCCGCCGCCAAGGAACAAGTCGCCTCGCTCGGCGCGAAGTTCCTCGCAGTCGAGGACGAGGAGTTCAAGGCCGCCGAGACGGCCGGCGGCTACGCCAAGGAAATGTCGAAGGAGTACCAGGCCAAGCAGGCGGCGCTGACCGCCGAACACATCGCCAAGCAGGACATCGTCATCACCACGGCGCTGATCCCCGGCCGGCCTGCGCCGAAGCTGGTGTCGGCGGCGATGGTCGCCTCGATGAAGCCGGGCTCGGTGATCATCGACCTCGCCGTCGAGCGTGGCGGCAATGTCGAGGGCGCCGAGGCCGGCAAGATCGTCACCACGGTCAACAATGTGAAGATCGTCGGTCATCTCAACGTGCCAGGTCGCATCGCGGCATCGGCCTCGCTGCTTTATGCCAGGAACCTGTTCGCCTTCGTCGAGACGCTCGTCGACAAGACGACCAAGACGCTTGCCATCAATCGCGACGACGATCTGGTCAAGGCAACCATGCTGACCGACGGCGGCAAGGTCGTTCATCCGGCCTTCGCCAAGGCCGACCAGCAGCCTTATGTCGAGCCGGCCGCGATCCCGGCCACGACCATGGTCGCCGATGCCACGGCCGCGCCCAGGAAGGCCGCGCCCGGGAAGACCGCCGCATCCAAGTCACCCTCGCCGAAGCCGAAAGGGACCGCGTGA
- a CDS encoding aa3-type cytochrome c oxidase subunit IV, whose product MAEHTPSGPVELGAKMDYAEHDRTYAGFLALAKYGSLFCGALLLAMAFGFFAGGFFSALILFVLILAVGAFILR is encoded by the coding sequence ATGGCTGAGCACACGCCGAGCGGTCCTGTAGAACTGGGCGCGAAGATGGACTATGCCGAGCATGACCGCACCTATGCGGGCTTCCTGGCGCTGGCCAAATATGGCTCGCTCTTCTGCGGCGCGCTTCTCCTGGCGATGGCTTTCGGCTTCTTCGCGGGCGGCTTCTTCTCTGCGCTGATCCTGTTCGTGCTTATTCTGGCAGTCGGCGCCTTCATTCTGCGATAG
- a CDS encoding DUF3096 domain-containing protein, translated as MTIHSLALTPLISLIAGVLILIMPRLLNYIVALYLIVVGLLGLFPHLAG; from the coding sequence ATGACCATCCACTCGCTCGCGCTCACACCGCTTATCTCGCTGATCGCCGGCGTGCTGATCCTGATCATGCCGCGGCTCCTGAACTACATCGTCGCGCTCTATCTGATTGTCGTTGGGCTGCTCGGGCTTTTTCCTCACCTTGCTGGCTGA
- a CDS encoding N-acyl amino acid synthase FeeM domain-containing protein encodes MDAARNDARAGASSNAGSALNQSIMQLLEHVDYRLITGGEDLEAIYRLRYQSYLQSGMCGPIASGMFEDRWDNLPNSYRFGVYFDGHLVSTLRLHYISREHPHSPSVDAYPEILAERLARGETFIDGTRFATDPDSAPAPGVLPFLTLRLGMVAASYFGLTAVLTPVKIEHSAYYARIFHAVQRTEGKVFPGVLAPIALFEIPCGENLRQTLERFPFFKSTAVEQRMMFANPAINRLTPLSIVPTAKYYRDAA; translated from the coding sequence ATGGATGCTGCGAGAAACGATGCGCGGGCTGGCGCCAGCTCCAATGCTGGGTCGGCGCTGAACCAGTCGATCATGCAATTGCTGGAGCATGTCGACTACCGTCTCATCACTGGAGGCGAGGATCTGGAGGCGATCTACCGCCTTCGCTATCAATCCTACCTGCAATCGGGCATGTGCGGCCCGATCGCCAGCGGGATGTTCGAGGATCGCTGGGACAATCTGCCGAATTCCTATCGGTTCGGCGTCTATTTCGATGGACACCTGGTCAGCACGTTACGGCTTCACTACATTTCCAGAGAGCACCCTCATTCGCCGTCCGTTGACGCCTATCCCGAAATATTGGCCGAGCGGCTTGCCCGCGGAGAGACGTTCATCGACGGGACTCGTTTCGCAACCGATCCCGACAGTGCGCCCGCGCCCGGAGTTCTGCCTTTTCTGACGCTCAGGCTTGGCATGGTGGCCGCTTCTTACTTTGGGCTTACCGCAGTGCTAACGCCGGTCAAGATCGAGCACTCCGCTTACTATGCTCGTATCTTTCATGCCGTTCAGAGGACAGAGGGCAAGGTGTTCCCGGGAGTCCTTGCGCCGATCGCTCTGTTCGAAATCCCGTGCGGCGAAAACTTGCGCCAGACACTCGAACGGTTTCCGTTCTTTAAGTCGACAGCCGTGGAACAGCGGATGATGTTCGCCAATCCGGCCATCAACCGGCTGACGCCGCTGTCCATAGTGCCGACGGCGAAATACTACCGCGATGCTGCCTGA
- a CDS encoding putative bifunctional diguanylate cyclase/phosphodiesterase: MGKTKTESIPADVYIQFVRSLFDNAHMLVIGGACYWILGFMIYLRTQNPLFLAFSFILLPISLLRYFGIRSFLKTGGVIADVEHAHRLERSYILKGCLQGLGLGALCFVSIYVYPDPFAELAAMSLTLATLVTVVARNYGSPRMVRIFSVTFIGPAALALLLRLDAPSVVLGLMIFPMTFITINSADHVRNVLFSAVIGHKQAKSITRKFDRALNTMSHGLVMLGPDGRVAVANAEAAHLMSLKSADALLGRSIHGLLMRGVAGGMLAPKDCRYVEAQLTRALREGRDRKVLVSLANGQHYEFSAREGSQELGVITFEDVTARVEAEEKIRFMARYDNLTGLPNRAYFHELVGELMASGDRDRLCGLAVIDLDDFKSVNDTLGHPVGDGLIYAVADRLAAIAGQGLTVSRFGGDEFMLFFDRIDDESHLESLLDQIFAELQGEVDVAGHGLRIQASAGAVLSKVGGTDVDAMIVKADLALYKAKELGKNGWRLFEAAMDAAFRNRQLMKADLRSAVEGRELRVVYQPIVAMNTMRIASCEALCRWDHPDLGPISPGIFIPLAEEMGIISEISTFVLHAACTECAKWPDQTSVSVNLSARDFRSRDVIQKVRDALANSGLDASRLEIEVTETALLDDKSLTRQYIEELKQLGVRIALDDFGTGYSSLSYLHKLPLDKIKIDRSFVMDVTHNPRSLELLKGVVDLTRVLGLTVTIEGVETFEQLKVLMHSVKPDLVQGFLFGAALSASGIETMSNVTWPFAADLRLAAKRTVG; encoded by the coding sequence ATGGGCAAAACAAAGACCGAAAGCATCCCCGCGGATGTCTATATCCAATTTGTGCGGTCGTTGTTCGACAACGCGCACATGTTGGTGATCGGTGGCGCGTGCTACTGGATCCTCGGATTCATGATTTATCTGCGCACGCAAAATCCGTTGTTTCTGGCCTTTTCTTTTATTCTACTGCCGATCAGCCTTCTGCGTTATTTCGGTATTCGCAGCTTCCTGAAGACGGGGGGCGTGATTGCCGACGTCGAACACGCACACCGATTGGAGCGCAGTTACATCCTCAAGGGCTGCTTGCAGGGCCTCGGATTGGGTGCGCTGTGCTTCGTGTCGATCTATGTGTATCCCGACCCATTCGCCGAACTGGCGGCAATGTCGCTGACCCTGGCGACCTTGGTCACGGTTGTCGCCCGTAATTACGGGTCTCCGCGCATGGTGCGGATTTTTTCTGTAACCTTCATCGGTCCGGCGGCGCTAGCGCTCCTGCTGCGTTTGGATGCCCCGTCCGTCGTCCTTGGTCTGATGATCTTCCCGATGACGTTCATTACCATCAACAGCGCCGACCATGTTCGCAATGTGCTGTTTTCGGCGGTCATCGGCCACAAGCAGGCGAAAAGCATAACGCGCAAGTTCGACCGCGCGCTCAACACCATGTCGCACGGCCTGGTCATGCTCGGCCCTGATGGGCGCGTCGCGGTCGCCAATGCCGAGGCCGCCCACCTGATGTCGCTGAAATCGGCCGACGCGCTGCTCGGGCGCTCCATCCACGGGCTTCTGATGCGCGGCGTCGCCGGCGGCATGCTGGCGCCGAAGGACTGCCGCTACGTCGAGGCGCAGCTGACGCGCGCGCTGCGCGAGGGCAGGGACCGCAAGGTGCTTGTTTCGCTCGCCAACGGCCAGCATTACGAATTCTCCGCGCGTGAAGGCAGCCAGGAACTCGGCGTGATCACCTTCGAGGATGTCACGGCGCGCGTCGAAGCGGAGGAAAAGATCCGCTTCATGGCGCGCTACGACAATCTCACCGGCCTTCCCAACCGCGCCTATTTCCACGAACTGGTCGGCGAGCTGATGGCCTCCGGCGACCGGGATCGCCTGTGCGGCCTCGCCGTGATCGACCTCGACGATTTCAAGAGCGTCAATGACACGCTCGGCCATCCCGTCGGCGACGGGCTGATCTACGCCGTGGCCGACCGGCTGGCGGCCATCGCCGGGCAAGGCCTTACCGTCAGCCGCTTCGGTGGCGACGAGTTCATGCTGTTCTTCGACCGCATCGATGACGAAAGCCATCTGGAGAGCCTGCTCGACCAGATTTTCGCCGAGCTGCAGGGAGAGGTCGACGTGGCGGGCCACGGGTTGCGGATCCAGGCCAGCGCCGGCGCGGTGCTGTCCAAGGTCGGCGGAACCGATGTCGACGCCATGATCGTCAAGGCGGACCTGGCGCTCTACAAGGCCAAGGAACTCGGCAAGAACGGGTGGCGGCTGTTCGAGGCGGCAATGGATGCCGCATTCCGCAATCGCCAGCTGATGAAGGCGGATCTGCGCAGCGCCGTGGAAGGCAGGGAACTGCGGGTCGTCTACCAGCCCATCGTGGCGATGAACACCATGCGCATCGCCAGCTGCGAGGCGCTCTGCCGTTGGGACCATCCCGATCTCGGACCGATTTCTCCCGGCATCTTCATTCCCCTGGCCGAGGAGATGGGCATCATTTCCGAGATCAGCACCTTTGTGCTGCATGCAGCTTGCACCGAATGCGCCAAATGGCCTGACCAGACCAGCGTCTCGGTCAATCTCTCGGCCAGGGATTTCCGCAGCCGCGACGTCATCCAAAAGGTGCGCGATGCGTTGGCTAACTCCGGCCTCGATGCTAGCCGCCTGGAGATCGAAGTCACGGAAACCGCGCTGCTCGACGACAAATCCCTGACCCGCCAGTATATCGAGGAACTGAAGCAGCTTGGCGTCCGCATCGCCCTCGACGATTTCGGCACCGGCTATTCAAGCCTGAGCTATCTCCACAAGCTTCCGCTCGACAAGATCAAGATCGACCGGTCGTTCGTGATGGACGTCACCCACAATCCGCGCTCGCTCGAGCTGTTGAAGGGCGTCGTCGACCTGACCCGTGTCCTGGGGCTCACCGTCACCATCGAAGGCGTGGAAACATTCGAGCAGCTTAAGGTCCTCATGCATTCGGTGAAGCCGGATCTTGTCCAAGGCTTCCTGTTCGGCGCGGCGCTCAGCGCGTCGGGCATCGAGACGATGTCGAACGTCACCTGGCCGTTTGCCGCGGATCTGCGTCTCGCCGCCAAGCGCACAGTCGGCTAG